GATCATTTTATTATAAAAACTGTCCCCGATATTAATACAATGAACCTTATAAAAATTATGGGTTTATCAATTGTTTTCAGCTTTATTAGTGTTTTATATAGTCAGTTAAGACATGAGATAAAAACTATTTCTGATACATACTTAAAAAATCTTATGACTAGAGCCTTTGTTGGAGGGGTTGTTATTATAGCCTTAACCTATTTAATAGGCTCTAGAGATTATCTTGGTCGTGGCTTGCCAATGGTTAAAAGAGCCTTTGAGGGACAAGTTCCCACCTTTGCATTCTTAGCCAAAATCATATTTACTGCCATTACAATGGGAACTGGTTTTCGTGGTGGAGAAGTTATTCCTCTTTTTTTTATGGGAGCAACACTAGGAAATACTTTAGCTCCTGTAGTGGGCTTTCCGCCCTCTTTTCTTGCTGCTATAGGCATGGTTGCTGTGTTTTGTGGAGCAGCCAATACACCGATTTCTGCTTTTCTTCTGAGCATGGAAATGTTTGAAGGAAAAGGGATCACCTATTTCTTTATGGCTTGTTTAATCAGTTTCATATTTTCAGGGCATCACGGTATCTATGCTGCCCAAAAAATATATGAACCTAAAAGCAGAATGCTAAATCTCCCTGCAGGAAAAACAATTACTTCTATTGAAGAAAATAAAAAAGTTCAGGAATAAAGCTGAACTTTTTTAAGTAGTTTGGACTGTGGTGCAATTTAATATAGCGGTGAAAATTCAATAGATGCTTTAAGTTTTTTACTAAATAATAAAATTCTTTCTGAAAATGCTAGTTTCAGCCATTTTAGATATGCATAGCCTCCCTTCTGTATTAATATCTACATAAAAGGCCTCATCAAAACCGTTTATACCATTTCTTTTTAATTCTTCTAGTAACCATATTTTATTTAAGCCAAGTTTTTGTAAGTTTTCTTCATAAACCCTCCCATCTATGATAAGTGGAATCGTCAGACCTTTATATTTTGTAGTAATTTTCATATCATTGGGTGTTAGTGGTTGAAATTCTGATTTTTTCATTACACTGATATTTCCACTATCCTCTACAATAGCAAATTCAACCTCATTAATATCAAAAATCCCTTTTTCTCTTAAGAACATTAAGACATTTTCAATAGAATACCTTACTTTCTTCATATTTGATTTAATAAATTTTCCATTCTGCAAAATTACAATTGGTTCAAAAGTAACCTTGCCGCCAAATTTTCGGTTTTTCACCGTAAAATGACTTATAAAATATTGGATGCTAATCAACAATACTATAGCATAGGCTGTTGGTAAATGGGGGATCTTAGGATCAGCAATATCTGCGCCCACCACATTACCTAATATAATAATGGTTAAAAAGTCAAATACCGGAAGCTCACCGATTTTTCTCCTGCCGGTCATTAGTATAAGGATTAATAACAAACCCATTATAAAAATAATTCTAAAAGTTAGCTTCAAATATTCCATAAAATCCAGAGCCTCCCATAAGTTATATTAAATGATAACTTTATTGTTCCAAAGTAATAATTTAAAATACAATGAAGATTTATAGACCCTTAATTTAATATAGATAGATAGCAACAGCAAAAAACCCCTCAGGGAGGGGTTTTTTCATTTAAAAAAACTTAAACTAGATTATAAAAATTAAGCAATTTTCTTAAATAATTCTATTAATTTTTCTTTGTCAAAGTATACTGGATTTGCACCTGCGCACGCATCATTCATAGCATTTTCAGCAAGTTTCTCAAAATCAGGATTATCAACGCCAACTTCTTTTAAAGATTTTGGTATACCCACTTCTTCTGCAAGAGCTTTCATTTTGCTTATTACAAAATCAACACATTCTTGATCAGTTTTGTCGGCAACATTCATACCAATTACTTCAGCAATGGCACGGAATTTTTCAGGAGCCCCTTTTGCATTTTCTTCTTGAACAATAGGAAGAAGCATAGCATTACATACACCGTGAGGTAGATCATATAACCCACCTAATTGGTGTGCCATAGCGTGCACATTACCTAATCCTGCATTACTGAAGGCAATACCATTTAGGAAACAAGCATAACCCATCTGCTCTCTTGCTTCAGCATCATTACCATCCTTCACTGCTCTTGGAAGGAATTCAAAAACCTGTTTAATGGCATATAAGGCTGTTGAATCTGTCACATCATATGCACCCTTAGCCACTACTGCTTCAACAGCATGTGTTAAAGCATCCATACCTGTTGCAGCAGTTAATGCTGCTGGTTTACCTAACATAAGCTCTGGATCATTTACTGTAATTGAAGCAAGTGAGTTTGTGTCTACCATAATCATTTTTACATAACGTTCTTCATCTGTGATAACGTAGTTGATGGTAACTTCTGCTGAAGTACCTGCAGTTGTTGTAATAGCGACGATTGGAAGACATTTTTCTGTAGTTTTATTTACACCTTCATAGTCTCTTGTATCGCCACCATTTGTAGCAAGAATTGAAATTGCTTTTCCACAATCCTGTGGTGAGCCTCCACCAACAGTAATAACAAAATCACAATTTTCTTTTTTAAGTACAGCTAAACCATCATTAACATTAGTAACTGTAGGATTCGGTTTAACATCATCATAGATAACATAAGGTAGATTGATTTCATCTAGTAAATCCGTTACCTTCTTAACAGTTCCATTAGAAACTAGAAATTTATCACTCACAATAAATGCCTTTTTTGTACCTAAAGCTTTAACAGGCTCCTTCAATTCTGCAAGACAACCTCTTCCAATTAAGTTAACTGGTGGAACATAATAAATACTCATCAATATTTCCCCTTTCCATGTTGTAATTATTGGTTGTTATGAAAATATAAAATATAAATTATAGTATATGATTACTATAAAACCTATAACAATTTTTGAAACGACATAACATAATGCAATTTTCTAAGTAAGTTTATATTGTACTTATTTAAGAACGAAGTTCGTTATTTGGTTCACGTTCTAAATTTAACATAGTTATGTCTCATTGTCAAGTAAGTTAGAAATTGTAGTTCAATTTACTTCGAGGATGTCGTGCTTGATCCCCCCTTTACAGAAGTGAGAATTTTAGCACTACACCAAAGGATAAATTTAAATAAAATAAAGGCTATTATTTGTGTTTATAGCAATATTTTTTTTAGATCTGTATGAGGAGAAGCAATCACAATATGATTCACTATATTTCCACTTTCTTTTATCACATGGATGCCTGCTTCAATGGATGCTTCCACCTCTGCAATATCTCCCGTCATGATTACATAGGATTTTCCCCCAATGCCTGAACCTAGTCGTATCTCTAAAAGGGAAACCCCTGATGCCTTTACACAAGCATCTGCTGCAAGAATCAATGAAGCTATAGCAAAACTTTCTATAACGCCAATAGCCTTAATCGTATCTATATTTGTACTCCCTGTAATCGCGGGAAAAATTTGCTCATCTACATTGGGAATAATGAGATCGTCTACAAGAAATTCGCCACCTAAATCTTTAGCACTTCTAATTGAATTTTCTACATCTGTTACATTCCCATGGATAAGGGTTATATATTTTCCAGGGCAGGTTGGTGTAGAAATTGTTACTTCAACATTGGCTGCCTTCAGCATATGATCTGCTACTTCTATTCCCTTTGCAATACTATTAAATTCAACCATTCCTATTGCTCTTATCATATCATCCCCCCTATTCTTCAACTTCAATGGTGATTGCATCAGAAGCCACCTGCGTAATGATACCTGAAATACTGGCATGAATATTTGCCCCTAGCTTATCCTCAGCAATTTTAGCGATTAAATCTCCTGCTTTTACGCTGCTACCTTCCTCAACAATAGCTGTAGCTGGTGCGCCTACATGCTGCTTCAAGGGTAGGACTACTTTTTTGGGTGCATACTGATTTTCTATGAGGGGTGAAGCAAGATCATATTGCTTGATGCCAAGCCTTTGAACCAGTCTTTTCACAGGAATACTTCTATATTCTCTATAGGGTGATGCCTCATAGATTTTGCCTTTATGATCTACTTTTATGCCTGCCTTCATAAATTCCTGTTTTATCATGCCATTTACTTTTCTTGGAGATAGCCCATTTGGGCATGCATATAGTTCACAAGCCCCACACTCTGAACAGCCTACAGCTGTTTTAAATCCCTCCATATTTGAAAGTCCATAATTAATGGTTCTCATAATGATATGAGGCTTCACATCATGTCCTAATAAACTTCGAGGGCATAGGGCTGTACATCTAGTACATTGTATACAAGCAATTTTTGACTGTTTGACTGTTTGTTTGATAGTCATACTTTTTTTCTTAATCAATGTATGATCTTTATCTAGAAGAATAATGGCCTTTGTTGTTTTGGTAATAGGCTTATCAAAATCAGCAACAATGTTCCCCATCATAGGGCCACCATCAATAGCCACCTTTCCTTCAAGGTTTTCAACGCCACATATTTTTAATACTTCTCTATAGCTGATTCCTATAGGGAGCTTATAGGTAAAGGGATTTGGCACCTCTCCAGTTACGGTTACATACTTATAAATCACAGGATATCCCTTCATTGCATGAAACACATTGAGGACGGTTTCAACGTTGCATACAATACAACCAACGTTGAAAGGGATGCCTCCCTGCGGCACGACTTTCTTTAATACTTCATATACAGTTACCTGTTCATCTCCTGCAGGATAAATATCATCTAGTTCAAAAACTTCAATCTTGTCATATTTAGATAAGACTTGATTGATTTTCTTTATTACCTCCATATGCTTCCTTTTAATAGCGATAAATGCCTTCTTTGCTTCTGTCTTTTGCAGGACAATATTTAGTGCCTCAGCAATTTCCTCAGTATAGTGTTCAAGTAATTGCTGGTCCACTTTTATAAGTGGTTCACACTCAGCTGCATTTACAATGATATATTCAGCAGTGGCAGATAACTTTATATGTGTTGGAAAACCAGCTCCACCGGCACCAACAATACCACTTTCTTTAATCTTGTCTATCCATCTATCCGTCATTTCTATCCCCCTACAAGAAATATTCTCATCAATAATTTATACAATGATAAAATCAATGGGAGCATTGGTTTATTTAAAGTACTATTCAATATCTATCTCAACCGAATCTATAATACCAACGATAGCCATATCAGAAGAAATTCTTATATCTTCATAGGCTGAGCTTCCCCAGTCTATTAAAACAATTTCCCCAGAACCAGCTCCTACTGTATCCACTGCAACAAAAACATTATCCTTTATGCTGTTTCCCTTCTCATCTATAGATCTAACCAGTAAAAGTTTAGCTCCAACCAGATTTTGATTTTTTTGTGTCGATACAACTCTGCCAATTACTTTTGCTAGAAACATAGGTTAAGCCCCTTTTTACAAATATTTTTTAAGATCAAAGTTCTAGCAAGGGCTGTATTTGTAATCCTTGCTAGATATTCATTTTTTCCATAATGCTCTTGATAAGGCTTTCAACATACTCTTCTGATAGGTCTATCCCTTCACTTGTAGTAGGTTGTGCTCCTTTTAAATCTTCCAGTTCTCTGGTACCATAAGCTAATTTTCTTATATTCAATAGGTTCATAGGTCCAACGTTGTCTGAAGTTGCACTACCCCCTACAGCGCCGCAACCTAGGGTCAATGCCGGTACAATATTGGTTGTTCCTCCTATACCTCCAAGAGCCCCTGGTGTGTTTATCAATATTCTTGATACTGGTTTTTTAAGGGCAAATTCTTGAATTAGCGCTTCATTATTTGAGTGGAGGATAAGGGTATGGCCTTTTCCTTCATTCATTAGTAGTTCTATGCATCGGTCACATGCCTTTTCCCAATTTTCCTCGCTATAGAATGCAAGAATAGGTGCAAGCTTTTCTCTTGAATAAGGATTGTTTTTTCCAACGGTTGTTTGTTCTGATATTAATAATTTTGTTCCTGATGGAATACTTAATCCTGCAAGTTCAGCTAGTACCTCTACAGATTTACCTACGATTTGAGGATTCATGGTGCCGTTTTCTCGTAAGATATATTTCCCTAATTTTAGGGATTCTTCTTCATTCAGGAAATAAGCCTTCTGTCTCTTTAGTTCTGCAACTACCTGCTCCTTCATACAGGATTCAACGACAATAGATTGCTCAGAAGCACAGATTACCCCATGATCAAAGGTTTTACTATCTATAATTCGCTTGACTGCTAGTGCAATATCCGCTGATTTTTCTATAAATGCTGGGCCGTTTCCTGGTCCTACTCCTATGGCTGGTGTTCCTGAGCTATAGGCAGCTTTCACCATAGCTTCTCCACCAGTTGCTAGGATTAAAGCAGTATCCTTATGCTTCATGAGTTCATTGGTGCCTTCTACTGAAGGAAAGGGCAGACATCCTATGCTATCTTCAGGCGCCCCAGCTTCTATAGCAGCGTCCTTTAATATCTTTACTGTTTCTAGAATACAGTTTTTAGCACTTGGATGGGGTGAAAATACAATAGCATTTCCTGCCTTTAATGCAATGATTGCTTTATATATGGTTGTTGATGTGGGGTTTGTTGAAGGAATAAGTGCTGCTATAACACCTACAGGTACCGCTATATCTACTACTTTGTTTTTTTCATCTCTATTGATGATGCCAACGGTTTTTATATCTTTAATATAGTTGTAGAGGGTTCTGCTGGCAAAGGTATTTTTCAGTACCTTATCTTCCCAATTACCAAAACCCGTCTCTTCATTTGCTAATTTAGCTAATTTTACAGCTTCTCTTTCTGCTGCCTCCACCATGTTTTTTACAATAGCATCTATTTTTTCTTGAGAAAACGCTTGTATTTTTTCTTGAGCTTTTTTTGCCTTTGTTATGATGTCTCTGGTTACTTGTATTGCCAGCAAATCTTTATCTAATTTTTCCATTTAATCAATCTCCCGTCCGTTAAGATTTGAAATCAATAGTTATGTTTCCTTTTACAATGATCAACATAGAACTACTCGCCATATGTAACATTGATTTTATTACTATAAATATAATCTCTAGCTAAAGGTGTAATGATTGTTCCTTTTTGAATCACAATTCCACAATCATTTTCAATTCCTTTAAGATCTGTTAGTGTGACAATAGAAGATTCAAAGAAGTGCTTGTTTTTAACAGTTGCTTTTTCTTTTTCCAATGGTTGAGGTAGTGATTTATTAAACTGATTTTGAATAGTGCCTTTAAATTCTTTTGCGTCAATGATTTTTACACCAAAGCTGCTTAAAGTTTCTTCATATTTTAAAAACATTGCATTGTAGAGGGAATTTTTTGAAAGTCCATTGGAAATATTTATAGGATTCTCAGGAGCATAACTATCTCTTACAGCAATGATTTCTTTATTCATCATCAGAGCCCTTGCTATACCAGTGGTTACCAAATTATCTGCAATACCAAGAGCAGCTTTCGATAAGGTATTTTTTGTCATTATAGGAATAAGAATAAAACTAGCATGATTTATTGCGCTATCCAACTTATCTATCCTATCTATGATATTGCCCTTTAGCTTTTTGATGGATGTCTCATCTAACAGTTTTTTTGCTGCATCCGTCATAACAATGTCATAGCTTATTAACTCAGAGTCTGATAGTGTATCTAATAAGATTTCTACATTTACGGTGCCGCCACTAATAAATAACAGCAGGCGTTTATTGATGAGGGGGAGTATTTCTGCAACAATACTCTTGATTATTTTTTCTATATTCACAAATTCACCTCGTTTTAGCTAACAGACATGGAAATACCAATAGGGGTTACAAGCAATGGATTATAGGGTTTTATGGTCTCTATGCCTATATATTTTTCGAAGACCTTTTCAATACCATCAAGACAGCAGGTTCCTCCTACTAGGTAAATCCGTTCTATGTCAAATCCAGTAATACTTTTTAAAACGATATCGGCCATTTTTTCAACGACTGGTCTTACAACAGGAAAAACCTTATGATAATTTTTAGGATCTAGTTTGAATTTCTCTGCTTCCTCAAAGGATATGCCATAGTTTCCTGCTACAACCAAGGTAAGATGTGTTCCTCCAGTTGGTTCATCCACCGATAAAGTAACCTGCCCCTTTTCTATGATAGAGATCCCTGTTGTTCCACCACCAACATCAACAACTGCACCGTTATCTATATTTAGTACTCTGGCTGCTGCTTCAGGCTCGTCGACGACATTTATCACCTCAAAGCCACAGCTTTCAACTACATTTGTGATCACTTTAATATTTCCTGTGCTTATTCCTGGCGGTATAGCTGTTGCTGCATAACAAAGCTGTTTATTGATTCTTTTTTCGACTTTTTCCTTAAGGCCATGAACAATGTCAACTGCTTTTATATAATCTACCACGATGCCATCTTTAACCACGTTGGCAGACTGCATTGCTCCTATAATAGGACGATTCTTTTTATCTAAAACAGTAAGAACGATATTGGAGGTTCCTAAATCTACCCCCACCTTGATATCATCACAAATTTCTATTGGGAGATGTTCAGTATCACCTTTAATCATCTTTTCTTCTGTTGCTTTTACGATAGCATTGGCTTTTTCCAACATCACGATCACCTAGTTTTTCCAATGATTCTCACTAAATCATTATTTTTAACTTCAGCTGCATTGGCCTCATCTGTATCTAGATGTAATTCTAATGCCGAATTTTCAGTAGCTCTTACCAATACGTTGCTGAATACAACTTTTTTCTCCCCTACAGTTTCTACATCTACGAAGGCGCCATCTTCTATGCCAAACCTTTCAATATCTTCAAGCGGCATATGGATATGTCGTTGTGCACATATTACTTTTTCTTTTAAAACCGTCATGCCCTTCGGCCCAATGACACAAAGACTGGCGGAAGCTTCTAAATCACCAGAACTTCTTACCGGAGGCTTTATACCTAAGCTATAGGCATCTGTTCTGGATAACTCAATCTGACTACTTTTTCTTATGGGACCGAGAATTCTAACTTTCGTAAAACATCCTTTAGGACCAGCAATACACACGGTTTCCTCCGCTGCAAATTGACCTGGCTGTTTTAATTTATTTTTAACTGTAAGTTCATATCCTTTGCCAAATAAAATTTCTAAATCTTCCTGGCTAATATGCATATGTCTATTAGATATACCTATTTCTATACATAAGCTTCTATCTTTAATTTCTGATTTTTTAAGGATTTCGGCTACAATATCTCCAATAAGTGTATTATCCTGTTTCATCATTTATATCACCCTCAGTTTTTCTCTTTGTAATTTATACACCAACTTCGAGGCTGTCCTTTTTTTCTAGAACACAGTGGATCACTGCATAAATTGCACAGACTATTTTTGTTTTTTTCTCTACTTTTGTATCATCTGTTTTTTCATTTTTATTTTGAAATTTTTCTTTGTTATTTAAGATGATTTTCTTTTCTATCTCTATCTTTTTTTTTCACCATCATCGTCATTAGTAGCATCATCAGTTTTTAAAAAAGTTTTTTCAACTATATCACTAGCTGCTATCATTTCTTTTGCATCGGATATATTGATATATTGTTTTTCATCTATTTCACAAAAGTCTTTGCTGTCTTCGTTTTCAGGGATGCTTGTCTTCGTTTTTATCATACTTTCTATTCCTTCTGCAGGTCTTGGAATAATCAGTGTGGCTAGTACTTGACTTATTTTTGAAGCACTTATCTTTGCCGCATCAATTGCTGATTTAACTGCTCCTATATTGCCTTGAACCTTCACAGTTACTAAACCACCTGTGGATAGTTCATATCCTATCAATTGAACATTGGCTGATTTTACACATACATCTGCAGCTTCTATTGCTCCAGTCATCCCTATTACTTCAATAAGACCAAGGGCTTGGTTATCCATCATAAACCCTCCCTTTTTAAGTTTAAGTTTTAAAATTTCTTTTGTTTTTTAGAACACCCTCATAAACATACGCCTATGAAGTTTAATATACGAAAGGTGAAATTCTTTAGGCACAGTATATTAAACTTCAAGGCGAAAAATATAGCTTTATCTTAAGGCATGTACTGAAATCATCTTAAATATATGGCTGTGTAGTAGAAGTAGGATTTTGCCCCATAGACCTTAGTATACTCATCCCCACTTCTCGTGCTGCAATAATGGATTGTCTAACAGCTCCAGAATCTCCAGAGATCACGATAATAAATTCATTTGAATGAGCTGTACCAACACTCGGACTTGAATAGGATAAAAGGTCTACGTTGGCAGTTTTGAGGGCAGTGTCTGACATCACTAAACCCACTGCAGCTGGTGCCCCAACAATTAATCCAAAAGCTTTTCCTATAGGGGCATTAAAAGCTTTTTCTAAAGCTAAGCTGGCTCTAGCACTATATTGAAATTCAAGATGTCCTGCATCACAGCCATAAACATCACCAAAGGTTCTATCTAATTCCTTTAAAGCAACTTCAACAGCTCTTCTTGCATCTGATACATCTTCAGCTGCAAGTACGATAAGACAACCATGGCCGGCACCACCTTTTGTATCTCTTGCAAGTTCTACAGAGACAATCTCTGTATTTGTAGCTTTTACGGCTTCGTCTGCTGCCATAATTTGTGGTCCTGCACCTGTTCTTCCGCTAATAATGCCAATGGATCTATATTTGGGATCCATTCCCATTTTTTCATGAAGATGTCTATCTAAATTGGCGATAACCAAACCAACAGTATCTCCAATTGCACATCCTACATATTCAGTAATAGCAGGGGAATCATTTACCACATTCATGCTCCTTTCTTGCTGTATAGCGTCACTTTTCTTTTCTTCTTTTACTTCTGCTTTAGGCTCTAGAACCTCAGATTCAGGGCTGTTTTGTAAATTTGCATCTGGATTTTGACCATTTATACTTTTTTTTATTTCCTCCAGAACCCTATCAATGATATATTGATCCATGATTTCACCTCAATTTTAAACTATTTAGATAATTGTGGTAGTATTTTTTCAACATCTGTATGTGGTCTTGGAATCACATGTACTGAAATAACCTCTCCGACTCTTTTGGCAGATGCAACACCAGCATCTGTTGCTGCTTTCACAGCACCTACGTCTCCTCTTACCATAACAGCTACTAATCCTGAACCAACTTTTTCATAACCGATTAATGCTACGTTTGCAGCCTTAACCATTGAATCCGCAGCTTCTATTGCGCCTACTAAACCTTTTGTCTCTATCATACCTAATGCTTCTTGTCCCATAACGGCACCTCCATAAATTTTGTATTATTTTCTTTTGTAATTATGCTTTATTATAAATAAATTCTATTATTAAACAGGGCATCTTTTCTTGACTATATTGACTGGATATTGTACTATATAGACTAAATATTATTGTATTATTTTGATTTTATTGCAATTTATCAAAAAATTCCTTAAAAAAATTCTATCGTTTGTAACTACAAAGGGAGACTTCATCATGCATTTATTAGATAATTTTAAAGTAGATATAAAAACCCTGACGGATATTCAAAGCAGATTAGCAAAATTAGTGGATGTCCCTACCATTATCGTAGATCCCAAAGGCAATCCTGTTAGTGAAATAAGTAATTTTACCCCCTTCTGCAAGCTCATTCGTTCTTCTCCAAAAGGTTCTAAAAAATGTATAGCTTGTGATGCTGAGGCCGGTCTTATCGCTGTAGAAAAGAAAACCCCCAGGACCTATACTTGTCATGCTGGACTGATAGATTGTGTTTCGCCGATTATTGTGAATGGTCATTTTTTAGGCTCTGTATTGGGAGGACAAGTTTTAATTGATGGGGAACAAACAAGAGATGCTATTGATATCAAAGGAATTTCTAAGAAATTTGAAATACCTATAGATCTGCTAGAAAAATCCCTTGAATTTATTCCAGTGGTTTCTCGCGAATACTTACAAAATTATGTAGACTTTTATAACTTTCTTGCCAATCAGATAGCACAAATGGGCATTCATAGATTGACGCAAGAAAAACTGTTAAAAGAAAGCAGGGAAAAGCTTCAATTGGAACAACAAGCTAAAAAAATGGAATTAAAAACAATTCGTGCTCAAATCCATCCTCATTTTCTCTTCAACACTTTAAATACAATTGCTAGAATGGCGTTAATTGAGGATGCACCAAAAACTGAAGAGCTAATTTATCAGCTTTCGAATTTATTAAGGTATAACTTAAAAAATGTAGAGGATTTACCTCGAATAAGGGACGAGATTACGAATATTAAAAGATATCTTTCTATTCAAACCTTCAGATACAGCGATCGAATAAGTTATGAAATAGATATAGATGAATCCATAATGGAATATAGAATTCCTTCCATGATCTTACAGCCCATCGTAGAAAACTCTATGATTCATGGACTTGAACCTAAAAAAGAAGGGGGAAAAATAACCATTACAGGAAAGTTTCTATCCGATAAAGACTTATTAATTAAGGTAAGTGATGATGGAAGAGGTATTGGCCCTAAGTTGCTTCATACACTAAACAGTTTAAGTGATATGCCTAATGACCATGCAGGTATTGGTATTAAAAATACCAGTGATAGAATTCGGCATCATTTTGGTAAATCCTATAGTATAAAAATAGAAAGTGAATTAGATAGCTTCACCACAGTATACATCCATATTCCACGCATTAGATAGTTTGACTAAATTTTTAGTAGGCTTTATCCTTTAAGTCTCATTTTATAAAACTTTTGGAAAGTAGTAAGCACCTGTTTTAGGAGGTTATTCAAGTGTACAAACTTATGATTGTTGAAGATGAACCTATTGAAAGAAAAGCATTAAGAATGATACTAAGTAGACATTTTTTCAATTTGGATATTGTAGAAGATGCAAAAAATGGGATAGAAGCGGTAGATTTGGCTAAAATCTATAAGCCAGATATTATACTTATGGATATTAAG
The sequence above is drawn from the Clostridium formicaceticum genome and encodes:
- a CDS encoding acetaldehyde dehydrogenase (acetylating), producing the protein MEKLDKDLLAIQVTRDIITKAKKAQEKIQAFSQEKIDAIVKNMVEAAEREAVKLAKLANEETGFGNWEDKVLKNTFASRTLYNYIKDIKTVGIINRDEKNKVVDIAVPVGVIAALIPSTNPTSTTIYKAIIALKAGNAIVFSPHPSAKNCILETVKILKDAAIEAGAPEDSIGCLPFPSVEGTNELMKHKDTALILATGGEAMVKAAYSSGTPAIGVGPGNGPAFIEKSADIALAVKRIIDSKTFDHGVICASEQSIVVESCMKEQVVAELKRQKAYFLNEEESLKLGKYILRENGTMNPQIVGKSVEVLAELAGLSIPSGTKLLISEQTTVGKNNPYSREKLAPILAFYSEENWEKACDRCIELLMNEGKGHTLILHSNNEALIQEFALKKPVSRILINTPGALGGIGGTTNIVPALTLGCGAVGGSATSDNVGPMNLLNIRKLAYGTRELEDLKGAQPTTSEGIDLSEEYVESLIKSIMEKMNI
- a CDS encoding voltage-gated chloride channel family protein, whose product is MRTLRNKFFNPTVKHRHMTFVATLTKWVLWGSIVGAIVGSTSALLINFNDFLTESREANPILLFFLPIGGIVIGYIYMYYGKGSRKGNDLVLEHIHHGQGEILLRMGPIVFLCTFITHLFGGSTGREGAAIQMGASISEAVNRLFKIDKIDRRILIISGVSGGFGSAFGTPIAGTIFGMEAIVIGKTKYEALIPCFVASFMGHYAATAWGIHHDHFIIKTVPDINTMNLIKIMGLSIVFSFISVLYSQLRHEIKTISDTYLKNLMTRAFVGGVVIIALTYLIGSRDYLGRGLPMVKRAFEGQVPTFAFLAKIIFTAITMGTGFRGGEVIPLFFMGATLGNTLAPVVGFPPSFLAAIGMVAVFCGAANTPISAFLLSMEMFEGKGITYFFMACLISFIFSGHHGIYAAQKIYEPKSRMLNLPAGKTITSIEENKKVQE
- a CDS encoding EutN/CcmL family microcompartment protein, whose translation is MFLAKVIGRVVSTQKNQNLVGAKLLLVRSIDEKGNSIKDNVFVAVDTVGAGSGEIVLIDWGSSAYEDIRISSDMAIVGIIDSVEIDIE
- a CDS encoding DUF421 domain-containing protein, producing the protein MEYLKLTFRIIFIMGLLLILILMTGRRKIGELPVFDFLTIIILGNVVGADIADPKIPHLPTAYAIVLLISIQYFISHFTVKNRKFGGKVTFEPIVILQNGKFIKSNMKKVRYSIENVLMFLREKGIFDINEVEFAIVEDSGNISVMKKSEFQPLTPNDMKITTKYKGLTIPLIIDGRVYEENLQKLGLNKIWLLEELKRNGINGFDEAFYVDINTEGRLCISKMAETSIFRKNFII
- a CDS encoding 4Fe-4S dicluster domain-containing protein: MTDRWIDKIKESGIVGAGGAGFPTHIKLSATAEYIIVNAAECEPLIKVDQQLLEHYTEEIAEALNIVLQKTEAKKAFIAIKRKHMEVIKKINQVLSKYDKIEVFELDDIYPAGDEQVTVYEVLKKVVPQGGIPFNVGCIVCNVETVLNVFHAMKGYPVIYKYVTVTGEVPNPFTYKLPIGISYREVLKICGVENLEGKVAIDGGPMMGNIVADFDKPITKTTKAIILLDKDHTLIKKKSMTIKQTVKQSKIACIQCTRCTALCPRSLLGHDVKPHIIMRTINYGLSNMEGFKTAVGCSECGACELYACPNGLSPRKVNGMIKQEFMKAGIKVDHKGKIYEASPYREYRSIPVKRLVQRLGIKQYDLASPLIENQYAPKKVVLPLKQHVGAPATAIVEEGSSVKAGDLIAKIAEDKLGANIHASISGIITQVASDAITIEVEE
- a CDS encoding flavoprotein, producing the protein MNIEKIIKSIVAEILPLINKRLLLFISGGTVNVEILLDTLSDSELISYDIVMTDAAKKLLDETSIKKLKGNIIDRIDKLDSAINHASFILIPIMTKNTLSKAALGIADNLVTTGIARALMMNKEIIAVRDSYAPENPINISNGLSKNSLYNAMFLKYEETLSSFGVKIIDAKEFKGTIQNQFNKSLPQPLEKEKATVKNKHFFESSIVTLTDLKGIENDCGIVIQKGTIITPLARDYIYSNKINVTYGE
- a CDS encoding BMC domain-containing protein, which encodes MIRAIGMVEFNSIAKGIEVADHMLKAANVEVTISTPTCPGKYITLIHGNVTDVENSIRSAKDLGGEFLVDDLIIPNVDEQIFPAITGSTNIDTIKAIGVIESFAIASLILAADACVKASGVSLLEIRLGSGIGGKSYVIMTGDIAEVEASIEAGIHVIKESGNIVNHIVIASPHTDLKKILL
- a CDS encoding iron-containing alcohol dehydrogenase, which produces MSIYYVPPVNLIGRGCLAELKEPVKALGTKKAFIVSDKFLVSNGTVKKVTDLLDEINLPYVIYDDVKPNPTVTNVNDGLAVLKKENCDFVITVGGGSPQDCGKAISILATNGGDTRDYEGVNKTTEKCLPIVAITTTAGTSAEVTINYVITDEERYVKMIMVDTNSLASITVNDPELMLGKPAALTAATGMDALTHAVEAVVAKGAYDVTDSTALYAIKQVFEFLPRAVKDGNDAEAREQMGYACFLNGIAFSNAGLGNVHAMAHQLGGLYDLPHGVCNAMLLPIVQEENAKGAPEKFRAIAEVIGMNVADKTDQECVDFVISKMKALAEEVGIPKSLKEVGVDNPDFEKLAENAMNDACAGANPVYFDKEKLIELFKKIA